The Medicago truncatula cultivar Jemalong A17 chromosome 4, MtrunA17r5.0-ANR, whole genome shotgun sequence genome includes a region encoding these proteins:
- the LOC25491431 gene encoding dirigent protein 22, whose translation MPSKHFLITLFFFLLISCNTLSASTSSEKQDTVDFVRPIDRKLLGLNKKEKLSHFKFYWHDIVSGKNPTSIVVIPPSLNSNTAFGSVRMIDNPLTLGPQLNSKIVGKAQGFYASACKDEVDLLMAMNFAFTEGKYNGSTLTILGRNAVFHKVREMPVIGGSGVFRFARGYAEANTHSIDFKSEDACVEYNVHVFHY comes from the coding sequence ATGCCTTCCAAACATTTCCTCATCACTttgttcttcttccttctcataTCTTGCAACACACTCTCTGCTTCAACTTCATCAGAAAAACAAGACACAGTTGATTTTGTTCGTCCAATAGATCGCAAGTTGTTAGGCCTAAACAAGAAGGAAAAGCTAAgtcatttcaaattttattggCATGACATAGTGAGTGGAAAAAACCCTACTTCTATCGTAGTTATTCCACCATCATTAAACTCCAACACTGCCTTTGGTTCAGTCCGCATGATCGACAACCCTTTAACTTTAGGACCACAGTTGAATTCTAAGATTGTTGGAAAAGCTCAAGGGTTCTATGCATCTGCATGCAAAGATGAAGTTGATTTGCTTATGGCTATGAATTTTGCTTTTACTGAAGGAAAGTATAATGGAAGTACACTTACTATATTGGGAAGGAATGCTGTTTTTCATAAAGTTAGAGAGATGCCTGTGATTGGTGGTAGTGGAGTTTTCAGATTTGCTAGAGGTTATGCTGAAGCTAATACTCATTCGATTGATTTCAAATCTGAGGATGCTTGTGTTGAGTACAATGTTCATGTTTTTCACTATTAA